DNA sequence from the Dreissena polymorpha isolate Duluth1 chromosome 3, UMN_Dpol_1.0, whole genome shotgun sequence genome:
TCACTTTCTTAAAATATAGTACAAGTGTACAACATGTAAAAACATGGATCCATAAGATAAGACATATGCTTTAACTATACCGCACATTACTTTTACATAAATAGGCACGTAGTCTACATTCAGTAATCGCACTTGAACAAactgaataaaatcaaataaaagatTCATATTATGtacaacatataaacaaatcCAATACTTGTTATACCCAAAAAATCCAATACTAGTTATTCATTCAATGCGATCCAATACCTTTTGCAAACTAAATTATTCAAAGTTCTTTTGAGTCTGCAGTGAGAAcaatttcttaaagaaaatgttaatattCAAGTAACATTGATGCTACATACAGAACCAGTGATTAAGCAGTATTTGCATGGTTTTAGGAACTCAGtttataataacatgacaatataaaagtaaaatgtgcagctccatgagaaacacatgcatgccaaatatcaaattgctatcttcaatgttgcaaaagttatgaccaatattaaagttttcagacggacggactgactggcggacagttaaaaaactatacaccaccatttgggggcataaaaattcataacatatataacaccgaaatttgtttaatgatttatccttgtcatttaaattgatcaataagtAAAGTTCACTGCATTAGCTAAACAATATTTATAGGATACAAGTTACTTTTTAAAGATACCATTTTTGTTCTAGGACTTATggcagatattttataatgtacagaaataaaaaaaattccatCATCGAGTGTATGAGGTTCATGTATTGTGCATACCATCCCAGCACTGACAAAAGTTAAATTTACAGAAAAGGTTTACATGAATTATCTATGCATACAAATAAATCTGTATGATTGGTTTATGGAAACTTATGTTAATAATCTGTAATGGAAACTTATGTTAATAATCTGTAAACATACATTTccataaaaaaagatttatttttatgcaaacataatcagggacctatacaaacatatttgtataggtccctgacataattaacccatttatgcccagtgggctctcccatctttctaaattggatcaatttatttccaaaattaggggtgtcaagtatatttatatctatatttagaatatttcataaagaaattcatttaagcaaacagcgcagacccagatgagacgccacattatgcggcgtctcatctgggtctaccctgtttgcaatgttctttttctcaggacgctaggcataaatgggttaaagtcaacCTTTTCTGTTTACTTTCGTCTTTTTAACTTGGAATGGTCTATGTTTTCTTTGTCGACCGCACCCCTTTTAATGTTTCCCTGCTTTACTGGTACAGCCAAAGAGTCGACAGTTCTCATTGTTGTCATCACATTTCTGACCTCATAGACAGTTGGGTTATTATTTGATCCCGCTTTATGTCTATAGTGACCGAAATGTTGCTCAAGAGGATCCTGATTGAAATTATGGGTCAATACAAAATTAGCACCCTTGCTTAACATAAACTTCACACACTCGGTGATGGAATTTACAGATATTTTAAGTCCATCGAGAGTCTGGTGGCTTAAAATCATCTTGGCCCGCTGGGAATCATTGAAAATTCCTGGTCTACTTTGAATGCTCTCCTCCCACTTATTGATGTAACCAAGAAAATCTTTAGTCAGGAAGTTCAAGCGTTCATCATCCACACTAGTGTACGGCAGTAAATTGTCATTGCGTTTATTTCTCCCTTCAAACAAACTCCGAACATTTAGACCGTCAAAAAATTTGTTGAATAGTTTCATGAACTGCACAGTTTCTGAGACCTCTGGACCGTACAACTCCTCAAGGGCAAGAGCTACAGAGTCGCTCAGAACCTGTGCAGCTAAACTGACCTTCATGTAGTTGAAGGAAAGCAGATCAATGTGTTTTCGCGACAACTTTGGGCAGGGAGAGTACAAGTTCATCTCGCAATGTTCCTCAAATAAACGAACTAGGTGCATCCATGAAATGTCTTTATCATTCCTCCACAGCATTCTTGATTTTTTGTGGGCATGTGAGTTACTAAAATTGTTCCTCACAGTCTTCAGAAGATGTGGAACATCTGATATAAAGTAAATGTTCTGGTCACTGTTGTGTGGATTTTCCGTCTTGTATACCACAGATTCAATACCCACTCGATGCATGTTGAAAAACCGTCTATTTGGTGATGCACCGTCACAAGTGAAGAACAAGACATGTAAATTAATTTGGGATAATTGTAGTAACGCTACTGTCTTCCACAGAATGGGGTACAAAAAATCGGCTGTTATGCCTGTCGTTGCAAAACCAAACAACGGAAAACACCAGTTGCAAGACAAACTTCGCAGCATCACAACCAACATGTATTTTGCTAGTTCTTTTTTAGTTTCATTCTTTGTTTCGCTGAATTGCATCATTTCATTGGCAACATCGCCTAGATTGCAGTATCCGATGAGCTGTCCAGTGTGTTTGTCGTACACTAAATCTTCTTTAATTTTTATCTCATCAAAGAGAAGACCGACATAATTCCTCCACTCTGTGTCATACAGGTGTCTCTTCACAGCTTCCTCCTTCAACAAACCTAGAACATCTGCCTGGTGACCCATTTCACTCTTAAGGAAGTGCGAATAGTCAAATAATGTCCTTGTTGATGGCAAATTTACAAATCCAGTTTCGCGAAGAACATCATACGCTGTTTCTGACTTTTGTCGAAGGTAGAGACACCAACGAATGATCATGGGGTGCCAGCGCATCCCTCGACTGTCTTTCTTTTTGGCAAAAGACATCTGCTGTTCCCAAAACAGACGCTGTCGGCTGGTAGAAATCGGGAACGATTTTTCAAATTCTGTCTCACAACTTGCCATCAGGTCTTTCAGTTCATGATGTTCACTGCCTTCAACACTGATCCCATTTGCTGTGATGATCTTATCAAATTCCCTCCTTTGTTTCCACAACTctgtttgtaaattttttatttcatgtttctgCTCGTTTAATTTCATATTAAGTTCCTGTTTAGTCATGTCTctatgtttaaagtttgtgtgGCTGTATTTTCGGCACGAATTTAGTCTGCTTTCAACCCTATTTTTCCTGCTTTGTAATAAGTAAAAGTACTTTTTGCAGGCTGTACACTTTTTTGATGTGGACAGCATGTCACATTTCACAGATCTAATAGTGGAATTATATCTCTCTCCACTGGCATGTGTTGCGTTGAAGTCCCCTTCCCTGTACGCCACAATTTCTGGGGAGTTGTTGCTGGACAACCCTGATCCAATGGGAACTAAATttgaaaattccacctcaggatttcctatgcagacatcaaGTTTTAACAGTCTTTCCAATAACACCAGAACATAAGCAACGCGATTGATATGTTGTGGCAGTCCAGTCCATATTTGGTGAGATCTCGGAATGCATTTCCGATGCACATAGACAGAGCATGTAAAATCACTCTTAATTTCAACCGATAGCTTGATTGCTGTCAGACTGTCATTTGcgtacaactgtaacatttgaattgattgctctgattcctttacaacgaactgagatgaaatattttgcagtttaagttccacagcaaagtctgagaaggttgtcgtctccacctccatttctagaagccctgaactacattccatcacatcagcttcaggcttatcaatgtttgtctcctggaaggagtcaagctcatatgtggagtcttcatcaatagcataactatgatcacttgtgacctgcacattttcactttctgaCTGGGTAGAAGTATCTGTTGTAGCTTTAATTTTCACCAGGGGTTCACTGGCAACATGGTTTTCTTCCTTTGGCTGTTCAGATGTTATGTAGTGGTACTTGCGTTTCACCGTAAGGGATCCTCTTTTGCGTTTTCTAGGCAttctaaaagcataaaacaaaacatattctaaaaatcagttaataaaatgtttacacagtcaccattatttattgaaaacatggcttGCCACCATAGGAAGACTAATAGACTATGCcaactttttccacatttttcgcaaccttaacgcaaaacctaaatgcaaagtgtgacggaatttcagacgaccagacagatggacataaaaatgtacttagttgtatcaacatattaataaaattaattgaaatatttatgtaagaattCCGATTTTTTGCTgtaattgaataacaattatctacacatttcagaaattcttAATTGAAGCATTAACAATGTCGAAACAAACTCTTGAAAATATCTCAGAATAAATGTTTTCtccaatgataaagaaatatgacctttgcaatttttcaattttttttctagGATAAtagttatacaatttatattttaaaaaacattggCCAAACATTCTGTGAATGAGAACGATTATAAATTATGtctcttgttttgagaaaacttggcataatgcatgtgcgaaagtgtcgtcccagattagcctgtgcagtccgcacgggctaataaggaacgacactttccacttttatgacatttttcgttgaaatgaaatctcttcttagcaaatatccgattaaggcggaaggtgtcgtccccgattagcctgtgcagttacgcacttgcattatgcccagttttcccagaacacgactcatataataatgaacacatattatTTGCAGTCACATACTATAGTTTGTTCAGTGATGTAAAAAAGGATTAAACAAGTATCAACCTAACATTTTTCAGCATCAGATCACAAGAAAAACGACAACCAGAAGGGACAAGACAGTAATTGGCCCaaagaagaatttacaaagttACAGACAATCTTCCCTCAAGCCTTCTCAAACAGCTtaaaaaacatccaaacaaatGAGCTATACAATATTTTTGGAAAGTCGATTGAGGCTGAAATCGCCGAACAATTAGAGATGAACAAGGAGGTTGAGAAATATTTTGAAGAGATAATTACAATCTGTCACAAAAACAACAACCTATCTACTACAGAAGAAAGGGAACTTCTCTTCAAAACAGTTCACCGTATAAGGACTGACAAGGAAATTGTTAGTAAAGGAGTGATTTTGATACAATCAAGTGTAAAAGCACAAAGTGCAAAAGACATAAACAACTTCCTCCAAATTATCATTTTAGAATTAATTGCTGAAGTTATTAAAGCAAGAAGGCAACTTGAAGAAAAAACATCTGCAGCAAAATTATCTGAAATAAGTGACTCAGACAACAAAGTCCTATACTACATATCTGGATACATTatcaaatatttggaaaaaaacactcaaaacagaaaaataaacaacTAAGGGACAGAAGTCTTAAAACAGTGTCAGCATTAACAAATTCTTCTGGTGCAGTATCCTTTACTGACAAATTTTCagtgtggtatgataaaaagaaTCGAGGTGGACTCAAGAAGCCATGTGAAGACTTCTTTTGCATGATTCGTGAATTTGAGCGTGTGGTCAGGGAAAACCAATACACTGAACACAACATTGCCTCAAAAGAGGAAATTAAGGAAAAGGTCCTTGAAGCTTTCATGATTCAGCACTATGCCGACAAATTATTTTACTCTGAGTTTTCCTCTGAAGAGGATGTCAGTGACATGTGCTTTCTTGAAGACTGCCTTgagatttttttaacaataagagGTTTTGCTATGGCTAGGGCCATTCAACGCACAATAAGTAGAGGAAAGATTTTTGACAAGTCAGCTCCATCAAAAAGTCTCAGAGGAAGTTTGAAAAGCATATCAGCCGATCAACTAAGCCGTAACTAAATACAATTGGTAGGTCAATAAAGAATATGAACTCCTGTACGAAATGTCACCAGGATTTGATGGCTTTGTagaactattacatgtatttgagTGAAACTGAAGGgcaagaacatttaatgtttcttGTATTTGCTTGAAAGTAACAATTCAAAGTTGTGTTTCCTTCAATGTTTTGTTTCCCCTAAATGTTGATACATATGTTTCTAATTTTATACCAATGATATGTGAATTTTATATCTGGAAATGTTACTCTTTATTACATCTTTATCCTTATAACATATTATGTtctatacaaataaaataatgcttaaaatagttttattttgatataatcgccattttcatttaaattgagtTGCATAGGAATGTCACATGTTCGTTCACACTTTATATCAAACCGGCATTATAACACTTTGGATGTGATATTGCTAACAACTTTATTCAGAAAATGGATGTAGATGGAAGATGATAGTGAATATGAAGATTTTTCTATCGAATCGTGGATGTATGCGCCAGCATTTAGTTACTGTACTGTCAGTAAGATACTTCTGAATATGATTAGGACATCAAGTCTTTTGCATATTCTCAGGATTACAAGCTCTTTGAAAATACAGATTTGTGAACATATAATTGTCTTACTATGTTTAAAGCACATGTTGATATtaacaaaacactattttaatGGCCTTTATTGTTATTCTACACTACAGTACAAGCGCGTAATAAGCAACACAGAATGGGTACTAAAACCAGTTCTGAATGGAAAGAATTTCTAAATTGACATTCTAAAGTATTAACtgattttgattttcatctacaacactgttatttaataaataaaactagtttcatgtTGTGAAAATGTTGCTAAGCTTATTAAAGCTTCAAATACAACTTTATTAATCATGATGATGACATTAAAACAAGGACATGGTGTTTGTCCAAGGGGGAATGGGACCATGGTGGCATAGGGGCACCCCTTTGTCAGGCATAGGGATAAGGTTTATCATGCAAAGTTGACTTAATTGGGAAAGGGATATCTCTCATCTAATATCATACTGTGCCAGACATAATCAAATTGAGATAATCCCTTGATAACAGATAAGGTGCATATCAACACACTAATAGCCATAAACTGTATGACACAAAAGGCATTTATGTATGGAATATATAATATACAGCACTagtaactggtgtcaatttgagACCTTCCTTGATTGGTGTGTTGCTATGGATATTTAAGATATTAGTGCAGCAATTATCCTTCTATTTTTGGCCCTTAACTAATTGATTCCAGATTTTATCCTTACTAAGTAATGAGTCAAAGctgtttattgttaacttaatgaATACCAATTtctaataaatacaatttatgcgCAACCCTTAGCATATTGTACTGTGATTTTTTCACTATAACATACATTCTGAATAGTGGTTCATACTTTGTGTGAGCGACTcataacttgatatatttatgcTGTAGGTTGCACTTGTCCTGTTTATGTCTTTTACCAATTCAATATTAGTCTTAAATAATAAGCGATTGCTTCAAATCACTGTTTCCAACGCATTCATGCATACATGCTCATGAAAATGAGAGAATTTTGAAAACTTAAGGCATTTTGATGATGGATTTGCATGTTTCTAGCAACATAAATAACGAAGCAGTTTACAGAAATTGGAATTTgccaattaacaaaaaagttgtgCTTAAGAATCAAAATGTCTCTTTTTTAGGATTTCAATCAGCTTCGGATATATCTATTCATAAAATAGAATTTATCGTTTGAATACAACTATAGATAAGTAAACTTTCATTCATCTTCTTTGAGCTATTACAAAGCTACgtgttttcaaaaaatgcatttaaaatatgcaccatacagttcattgaaatgtaacattggtacaaacacaaacaataatatagCTTGTATTGACCAATCCATAAGAAAAAGCggagacaaatgttaatctcaattgttttgtttaaataattgattaaggactagaattgtatcatcattgagcttaaacaaatcaagaactttgcaaataatgcaaattaaatgtacaccacacaatgcactgaagtgtacaatttgttaacccttagcatgctgggaaatttgtcgtctgctgaagtgtcgtctgctgaatttctaaaattagcattttcttagatttttttcacagaatactttcagaatagcaaacagtttgaatcctgatgagacgccacgttttgtggtgtctcatctggatccaaacagtttgcaaaggcctttaaaattcgattccagcgctgaaagggttacgataccaacatgaataatatagggctagtatttacagagccttggcccttacgcaaaaagcaatgacatatgtatacaaaacagaaagcggtctaacaattaaaaaatgactaaagttgtattgtccttgagcttatacaaagttatgagttagtaaataatgcaaattaaatgtgaaacacacaatgcattgaagtgtcacatttctaaagataccaacatgattatcataggtcaattattgaccgagccttttgaaaagagcattgacatacacattcaaaaccgagactggttaaaaaaaaaaaaatgactaaaattgtataatctctgagctaatacaaaattatgcctttgcaattcatgtaaataaaatgtgcaccacaCAATTTATTGAGgtgtaacatttgcaaaaataccaacatgatcaaaatagtgctactattgacggagtctattgaaaaaagcctcaacatatgttgataacacgtttatctaaaaaaaatgaaaaataactgaaattgtatcatcttggagctaatacaaaattatgcctttgcaaataatacaaataaaattagcatcactcaatgcgttgaaatgtaatgtttgtaaagatacccataagattaatatagggctagtattgactgagcctttcaaaaagagccacgacatatgttgatcaaactgatagtgattacaaaataaaaaatgactaaagttgtataatctttgagctaatacaaaattatgcctctgcaaataatacaaataaaattagcatcactcaatgcgttgaaatgtaatgtttgtaaagatacccataagatttaTATAGGGCTAGTactgactgagcctttcaaaaatagccacggcatatgttgatgaaactgaaagtggtaaaatataaaaaaatgactaaaattgtattgcctttgtgctcattcaaaatcatgaatttgcaaataatacaaataaaattagcatcactcaatgcgttgaaatgtaatgtttgtaaagatacccataagattaatatagggctagtactgactgagcctttcaaaaatagccacggcatatgttgatgaaactgaaagtggtaaaatataaaaaaatgactaaaattgtattgcctttgtgctcattcaaaatcatgaatttgcaaataatacaaataaaattagcatcactcaatgcgttgaaatgtaatgtttgtaaagatacccataagattaatatagggctagtactgactgagcctttcaaaaatagccacggcatatgttgatgaaactgaaagtggtaaaatataaaaaaatgactaaaattgtattgcctttgtgctcattcaaaatcatgaatttgcaaataatacaaataaaattagcatcactcaatgcgttgaaatgtaatgtttgtaaagatacccataagattaatatagggctagtattgactgagcctttcaaaaaaagccacgacatatgttgaagaaactgatagtggtaaaaattaaaaaaatgacttaaattgtattgcctttgtgctcatttaaaatcatgaatttgctaacaatacaaataaaattagcatcacacaatgcgttgaaatgtaacgtttgtaagaataccaaaatcaatagtatagagctttatttgaccaagccttttaaaaaaagccacgacacacgtttctcggattatggaagtgtaaacaatgatacgcatgatttggtgaaaatacccaccgttgttttataagtaaatacaaagaatagtcgaaaacaaatgaaacaataagatgtatcaaactcaacaaacctttgcaatgaatacttctgtgttggcaacacttggttaatttgtactcttattatttctcgattgctttgtcacggtctcgctttgtcaaaatggcggctgtttaaatttgcctcgaagcgcgaagtctcgttgggtcgcaagtctcgttcccttttgcgtaacaacgcgatagcttgttcttcggttcagtgagtgtctcatccctttgtttgtataggtccctgaactcgggtacagtctaatatcgacctggtacgattaagtatatttacccggggtacatgtaagtatacttaagagtacccggggtacatgtaagtagtacccgagacgacaatgaccaatcgagcgtttcAACGTAAGAAGGTAAACAGGCCAAAGATCAATGTCACAGGGTGCTTTTATAGTGAAATATTATTCCGAACGATTGCGACAATTCATGTGTGTACAAAATGTCTGTCCACAAATAAATTATTCGCACTTACACTTACGGACATATTCAACGTAACTGTTTGAAATTCACAATATACCTACTGGTTAGTTGTCTTTACCAAAGACCTTTACAATACACAGATTAGAAACTTCGCGCTTTATCGTTctatctcgcggcggggtcacgtggtcaaGTAACCGATAAGGTAGCGACGCAaaagtagcaacggctacgattatcgattagtaatgcgaaaatgttacggcgctatagaaaggTGGCtataacttggtcaataatgatccgattttatTTAGCtagaaaaataatgtataatgCTGCGATGGTTAAAGAAATAGCGCTAAgaatttccaaatcgcggcgagaatgcggtataatagtttatttgaaatgcttttactgataaaatattattgtatccATTTTTATTTCTAACATATAAAACCTATGATCGtgcgatccaaaaacggtttcaacccgccttatttcaatattgattttgtagatttttctttttttttattctctaatttttatttgtattaagatCTAATTAATGAGTtctaggttattaaagttttgtttgtaatacccagtttttttcttttcataataaataaaagcTCTAAGTTTCATGGACAAGGATTTCGCgaaagaaataaaacattttacgcgcgtgttaattgtcggatcaattagcgaactgtaaaagatgttttgttgttgttgttttttaatcttaggaattaattaaaagaagggatcctaacttcaattatcagtttacGTTGTTTACTGATTTTGATTGTGTGATCTGTGGCCGAGGACGTCATTCTTTAATTGTCATTGTGATGTCCTATTAAGGTAAGTCTttgttgtaaatgttttagattctGATATACTTGTTTGTAATAGTATGTTATAAACACGGTGAAATGGTGTATAAAAGTAAATCACATTTGACGGCAGGTGTGTAcaatagggtaaaagagcttaaaattgtactgACATTgcacaaggccaaaatcctttataATG
Encoded proteins:
- the LOC127871472 gene encoding uncharacterized protein LOC127871472, translated to MPRKRKRGSLTVKRKYHYITSEQPKEENHVASEPLVKIKATTDTSTQSESENVQVTSDHSYAIDEDSTYELDSFQETNIDKPEADVMECSSGLLEMEVETTTFSDFAVELKLQNISSQFVVKESEQSIQMLQLYANDSLTAIKLSVEIKSDFTCSVYVHRKCIPRSHQIWTGLPQHINRVAYVLVLLERLLKLDVCIGNPEVEFSNLVPIGSGLSSNNSPEIVAYREGDFNATHASGERYNSTIRSVKCDMLSTSKKCTACKKYFYLLQSRKNRVESRLNSCRKYSHTNFKHRDMTKQELNMKLNEQKHEIKNLQTELWKQRREFDKIITANGISVEGSEHHELKDLMASCETEFEKSFPISTSRQRLFWEQQMSFAKKKDSRGMRWHPMIIRWCLYLRQKSETAYDVLRETGFVNLPSTRTLFDYSHFLKSEMGHQADVLGLLKEEAVKRHLYDTEWRNYVGLLFDEIKIKEDLVYDKHTGQLIGYCNLGDVANEMMQFSETKNETKKELAKYMLVVMLRSLSCNWCFPLFGFATTGITADFLYPILWKTVALLQLSQINLHVLFFTCDGASPNRRFFNMHRVGIESVVYKTENPHNSDQNIYFISDVPHLLKTVRNNFSNSHAHKKSRMLWRNDKDISWMHLVRLFEEHCEMNLYSPCPKLSRKHIDLLSFNYMKVSLAAQVLSDSVALALEELYGPEVSETVQFMKLFNKFFDGLNVRSLFEGRNKRNDNLLPYTSVDDERLNFLTKDFLGYINKWEESIQSRPGIFNDSQRAKMILSHQTLDGLKISVNSITECVKFMLSKGANFVLTHNFNQDPLEQHFGHYRHKAGSNNNPTVYEVRNVMTTMRTVDSLAVPVKQGNIKRGAVDKENIDHSKLKRRK